A genome region from Frankineae bacterium MT45 includes the following:
- a CDS encoding ring-1,2-phenylacetyl-CoA epoxidase subunit PaaB — MTATRAEWPLYEVFLRGKRGLNHVHVGSLHAADATMALHSARDLYTRRNEGVSIWVVPATAITASSPQEKDPFFAPSGDKVYRHPTFYEIPDDVPHM; from the coding sequence ATGACCGCGACCCGGGCCGAATGGCCGCTATATGAGGTGTTTCTGCGCGGAAAGCGCGGCCTGAACCACGTGCACGTGGGTTCGCTGCATGCCGCCGACGCGACGATGGCCCTGCACAGCGCCCGTGATCTCTACACCCGCCGCAACGAGGGCGTGAGTATCTGGGTGGTCCCAGCGACGGCCATCACCGCGTCCAGCCCGCAGGAGAAGGACCCCTTCTTCGCCCCCTCCGGTGACAAGGTCTACCGCCACCCCACCTTCTACGAGATCCCCGACGACGTCCCGCACATGTAA
- a CDS encoding ring-1,2-phenylacetyl-CoA epoxidase subunit PaaA, with protein sequence MSSDTAALEQDFDQTIAQQHRIEPRDWMPEGYRRTMVRQIAQHAHSEIIGMQPEGDWITRAPSLRRKAILLAKVQDEAGHGMYLYSAAETLGVDRGDLTQKLIEQRQRYSSIFNYPALSFADVGVIGWLVDGAAICNQVPLCRSSYGPYARAMIRICKEESFHQRQGYELLMTMMRGTDAQRAMVQDAVDRFWWPSLMMFGPPDHDSPNTAQSMTWGIKRHTNDDLRQRFVDMAVPQALKLGVSLPDATLRWNAEREHYDFACPDWEEFARVLNGDGPCNDERLARRRAAHEEGAWVREAAVAYAAAHADQPEAQR encoded by the coding sequence ATGAGCAGCGACACGGCGGCACTGGAGCAGGATTTCGACCAGACCATCGCCCAGCAGCACCGGATCGAACCTCGCGACTGGATGCCGGAGGGGTATCGCCGAACCATGGTTCGCCAGATCGCGCAGCACGCCCACTCCGAGATCATCGGGATGCAGCCGGAGGGGGACTGGATCACCCGAGCCCCCTCGCTGCGTCGCAAGGCGATCCTGCTGGCCAAGGTGCAGGACGAGGCGGGCCACGGCATGTACCTCTACTCCGCCGCCGAGACGCTCGGTGTGGACCGGGGCGACCTCACCCAGAAGCTGATCGAGCAGCGCCAGCGCTACTCGTCGATCTTCAACTACCCCGCCCTGAGTTTCGCTGACGTCGGCGTCATCGGCTGGCTCGTCGACGGTGCCGCGATCTGCAATCAGGTGCCGCTCTGCCGGTCCTCCTACGGCCCCTACGCCCGCGCAATGATCCGGATCTGTAAGGAGGAGTCATTCCATCAGCGGCAGGGGTACGAGCTGCTGATGACGATGATGCGCGGCACCGACGCCCAGCGGGCCATGGTCCAGGATGCCGTCGATCGCTTCTGGTGGCCGTCACTGATGATGTTCGGCCCGCCCGACCACGACTCGCCGAACACGGCTCAGTCGATGACCTGGGGAATCAAACGCCACACCAACGACGACCTGCGCCAGCGCTTCGTCGACATGGCGGTGCCACAGGCGCTGAAGCTGGGCGTATCGCTGCCGGACGCGACTCTGCGGTGGAACGCCGAACGGGAGCACTACGATTTCGCGTGCCCCGACTGGGAGGAGTTCGCCCGCGTGCTGAACGGCGACGGCCCGTGCAACGACGAGCGGCTGGCCCGCCGGCGGGCCGCGCACGAGGAGGGGGCCTGGGTGCGGGAAGCCGCGGTGGCCTACGCCGCGGCGCACGCTGACCAGCCCGAGGCGCAGCGATGA